In the genome of Bacillus sp. S3, one region contains:
- a CDS encoding LysR family transcriptional regulator, with product MDLKTLNYFVTVSDQLSYSKAAQLLHISQPSLSNAIKNLEHEVGSPLLERSTRKIQLTDAGKILYKKSVQLISQMDILKKEMGEVKLVGSGVLHIGMIESVKHWIPKVLSEYQVRFPSIKIKLMEVLSGKDVNDSLRNYSSHVIITNQYVFEEDIESKPLYHERLVLVLPKDHPLSQKESIEIKELEREPFIICTEGFQTREDILEAFQHEQATPNLKYEIERFETAITLVRENLGITIIPENYLRGPKDESVVWRTLDSPSLERTVYLTYLKNRFLAPSIQVFIEDILWRFG from the coding sequence TTGGATTTAAAAACCTTAAATTATTTTGTAACTGTTTCTGATCAGTTGAGTTACTCAAAAGCCGCGCAGTTGCTGCATATTTCACAACCTTCTTTAAGCAATGCTATAAAAAATTTAGAGCATGAAGTCGGCTCCCCGCTGTTAGAAAGAAGTACAAGAAAAATTCAATTGACGGACGCTGGAAAAATTTTATATAAAAAATCGGTCCAGCTTATTTCCCAGATGGACATCTTGAAAAAGGAGATGGGAGAGGTAAAGCTGGTTGGCAGCGGTGTACTTCATATTGGGATGATTGAGTCCGTCAAGCATTGGATTCCAAAAGTACTCAGCGAGTACCAAGTTCGTTTTCCTTCTATAAAAATTAAGCTGATGGAAGTGTTGAGCGGAAAAGATGTGAATGATTCCTTGAGGAATTATTCTTCTCATGTCATTATTACAAACCAGTATGTTTTTGAAGAAGATATTGAATCGAAGCCGTTGTATCATGAAAGATTGGTGCTGGTTTTGCCAAAGGATCACCCGTTGTCTCAAAAGGAATCGATTGAAATCAAAGAGTTGGAAAGAGAGCCATTTATTATTTGTACGGAAGGATTTCAGACGAGGGAAGATATTCTAGAAGCGTTTCAACACGAACAGGCGACGCCTAATCTTAAATATGAAATTGAACGGTTTGAGACTGCCATTACATTGGTAAGAGAAAACCTCGGGATTACGATTATCCCTGAAAATTATTTACGTGGACCAAAGGATGAGTCTGTTGTCTGGAGAACGCTTGATTCTCCCTCTCTTGAAAGAACCGTTTATTTAACTTACTTGAAAAATCGCTTTCTTGCCCCTTCGATTCAGGTTTTTATAGAGGATATTCTGTGGAGGTTTGGCTAA
- a CDS encoding 2-hydroxyacid dehydrogenase: MKSKVYITRKLPAEIVDKLSSHFYVRMWQEEDVPVPRDVLLKEIEDVDGLFCLLTETIDEEVLTKAPSLKVISTLAVGYNHIDIQAAARKGIVVTNTPGVLTETTADLTFTLLMAAARRVVESSDYLRNGDWKTWSPMQLTGQDIYGATIGIIGLGRIGEALVKRAKGFDMNVLYYNRTRKPEKEQELGIHYATLAELLQQSDYVCLLLPYSTEVHHLIGEKELALMKRNAILVNTARGGIVDEVALYHALKDGQIWAAGLDVFEQEPVPVDHPLLTLPNVVTLPHIGSASIQTRTNMANLAADNLVSVLNGNKPLTPVISK; encoded by the coding sequence TTGAAAAGTAAGGTGTATATAACAAGAAAGCTGCCTGCGGAAATCGTTGATAAACTTTCAAGCCATTTTTATGTGAGAATGTGGCAAGAGGAAGATGTTCCTGTTCCAAGGGATGTTTTACTAAAAGAGATTGAGGATGTGGATGGACTTTTTTGTTTATTAACGGAGACGATTGATGAAGAGGTTTTAACGAAAGCGCCTTCTTTAAAGGTGATTAGTACATTAGCGGTTGGCTATAACCATATTGATATTCAAGCGGCTGCCAGGAAAGGGATTGTCGTCACTAATACCCCTGGTGTATTGACGGAAACGACAGCAGATTTAACCTTTACGCTGTTAATGGCTGCCGCACGAAGGGTCGTCGAATCCTCTGACTATTTGCGTAATGGTGACTGGAAGACATGGTCCCCGATGCAGCTGACGGGTCAGGATATTTATGGCGCCACCATCGGGATCATCGGTTTAGGGCGAATTGGCGAAGCGCTGGTCAAGCGGGCAAAGGGCTTCGATATGAATGTTCTCTATTATAATCGGACGCGAAAGCCGGAAAAGGAACAAGAGCTGGGAATTCATTACGCCACACTAGCGGAGTTATTACAGCAGTCTGACTATGTTTGCCTCCTTCTTCCATATAGCACTGAGGTTCATCACCTCATTGGTGAAAAAGAATTAGCCCTGATGAAACGAAATGCCATTTTAGTCAACACGGCCAGAGGCGGCATAGTGGATGAGGTTGCATTGTACCATGCATTGAAGGACGGGCAAATTTGGGCCGCGGGACTTGATGTATTTGAACAAGAGCCGGTGCCTGTTGACCATCCACTATTAACGTTACCAAACGTTGTCACCTTGCCACACATCGGAAGTGCTAGTATCCAAACAAGAACGAACATGGCAAATCTAGCAGCCGATAACCTAGTGAGTGTCCTCAATGGCAATAAGCCGCTTACACCGGTAATCAGCAAATAG
- a CDS encoding amino acid ABC transporter permease produces the protein MSFDYILTILKPMLEGAQMTILLFVIAIVVSIPLGFLLTLAVKSSFKPLSWLAQAYIYVMRGTPLLLQLLVICFGLPMIPGIGEYLVLDRFVAACIGFILNYAAYFAEIFRGGLLAIDKGQYEAAQVLGFNKWQMTTRIIMPQMFRIALPAVANESVTLVKDTALLYAVAVPELLHFAETAVNRDFTIIPFAVAGVIYLLMTLVLTLIFKWIERRFRFE, from the coding sequence ATGTCGTTTGATTATATACTAACCATCCTTAAGCCGATGCTTGAAGGGGCACAGATGACGATTCTGCTGTTTGTCATTGCCATTGTTGTGTCAATTCCGTTGGGCTTTTTATTAACGTTAGCTGTCAAAAGCAGCTTCAAACCGCTATCTTGGCTGGCACAAGCTTATATTTATGTGATGCGCGGGACACCGCTATTGCTTCAATTATTGGTGATTTGTTTTGGGCTGCCGATGATTCCGGGAATCGGGGAGTATTTGGTGCTCGACCGCTTTGTGGCTGCTTGTATTGGGTTTATCCTGAATTATGCTGCCTATTTTGCTGAAATTTTCCGCGGCGGGCTGTTGGCGATTGATAAAGGACAATATGAGGCCGCACAGGTCCTCGGTTTCAACAAATGGCAGATGACGACGCGCATTATTATGCCGCAAATGTTTCGTATTGCCCTGCCGGCTGTGGCAAACGAATCGGTGACACTGGTCAAGGATACGGCTCTGCTTTATGCGGTAGCGGTTCCGGAATTATTGCATTTTGCAGAAACCGCGGTAAATCGTGATTTTACGATTATTCCTTTTGCTGTGGCGGGTGTTATTTATCTGCTGATGACGCTTGTATTAACGCTGATCTTTAAATGGATTGAGCGACGGTTTCGCTTTGAATAA
- the gltS gene encoding sodium/glutamate symporter, whose product MTLELNQVTTIFLAVALYVLGTFLVNKAGFLQKFCIPAPVVGGLLFATIATVLKATGLLNITLDTSLQSLFMLTFFTTIGLGASFRLVKLGGKLLVIYWIACGFLALMQNVIGVSLASLFGIHPLIGMMAGAVSMEGGHGAAGAFGQTLEDMGIHSALSIGIAAATFGLVAGGLVGGPIVKYLVGKYNLKPTETEEVTAGPEEKDEPITTNTFFVQVLMITFCMALGTYLGELFSSATSIVLPSYVGAMFVAVIVRNIVDKLNPKAIDMKSINLIGDVTLGIFLSMALMSIKLWEVADLALPMLVIVFVQVIFIVLFGTFVLFRLLGKDYDAAVMVAGFTGHGLGATPNAMANMFAVTARFGPSRKAFLVVPIVGAFLIDVFGMPIIIATINLFK is encoded by the coding sequence ATGACACTAGAACTTAATCAAGTAACCACAATTTTTTTAGCCGTCGCATTATATGTATTAGGAACATTCCTTGTAAACAAAGCGGGCTTTCTGCAAAAATTTTGCATTCCGGCACCCGTTGTCGGAGGACTATTGTTTGCCACCATCGCAACAGTTCTAAAAGCAACCGGCCTTCTAAACATTACCTTAGATACCTCACTGCAAAGCCTATTCATGCTCACGTTCTTCACCACAATCGGCTTGGGAGCCAGCTTTAGACTCGTCAAGCTCGGTGGAAAATTGCTCGTGATTTACTGGATTGCCTGCGGATTCCTTGCCCTCATGCAAAACGTGATTGGTGTCTCGCTTGCCTCATTGTTCGGCATTCATCCACTGATTGGAATGATGGCCGGAGCGGTTTCAATGGAAGGCGGACATGGTGCCGCTGGAGCATTTGGCCAAACTCTTGAAGATATGGGGATTCATTCAGCATTATCGATTGGAATTGCTGCTGCTACCTTTGGCCTCGTTGCCGGCGGCCTTGTCGGCGGACCGATTGTCAAATATTTAGTTGGCAAATACAATCTTAAACCGACTGAAACGGAAGAAGTCACTGCCGGCCCAGAAGAAAAGGACGAACCGATTACGACAAATACTTTTTTCGTTCAAGTTCTTATGATTACCTTCTGTATGGCATTAGGCACGTATTTAGGTGAATTGTTCTCATCAGCCACCAGCATTGTCCTTCCAAGTTATGTCGGTGCCATGTTTGTGGCAGTCATCGTCCGCAACATCGTGGACAAGCTAAACCCAAAAGCGATCGACATGAAAAGCATCAACCTGATTGGCGACGTTACACTGGGCATTTTCCTATCGATGGCACTTATGAGTATCAAACTTTGGGAAGTCGCAGATCTCGCGCTGCCGATGTTAGTTATTGTCTTTGTACAAGTTATTTTTATTGTCCTATTCGGTACGTTCGTTTTATTCCGATTACTCGGTAAAGATTATGATGCTGCTGTAATGGTAGCAGGATTTACCGGCCACGGCCTTGGTGCTACACCAAATGCAATGGCCAATATGTTTGCCGTAACCGCCCGATTTGGCCCTTCACGAAAAGCATTCCTAGTTGTCCCAATCGTAGGCGCCTTCCTAATTGACGTATTCGGCATGCCAATTATTATTGCAACAATTAATTTGTTCAAATAA
- a CDS encoding CoxG family protein produces the protein MPSGTFQVEVGLPINEVWDFVRDMDHWAPLIPGYIHHQKFTNRQSTWEFYSKMGPIKKKVNLMITIKEWIEPTRVTFDLKGLNENLSGSGYFLAEPLDNNKTRITGFLDMTAGGAMGPMINAVLKSVIPKITEEMGIAIAKKLNQ, from the coding sequence ATGCCAAGCGGAACGTTTCAAGTTGAGGTAGGCTTACCAATTAATGAGGTGTGGGATTTTGTAAGGGACATGGATCACTGGGCACCACTTATTCCTGGATATATTCATCATCAGAAATTTACTAACCGCCAGTCTACCTGGGAATTCTATAGTAAAATGGGGCCGATAAAGAAAAAGGTTAATCTGATGATCACGATAAAAGAATGGATTGAACCGACCAGGGTTACGTTTGATCTAAAAGGACTAAATGAGAACCTTTCAGGCAGTGGATATTTTCTGGCAGAGCCGTTGGATAATAATAAAACACGGATAACAGGCTTTCTTGATATGACTGCCGGCGGTGCAATGGGGCCAATGATTAATGCAGTTTTAAAATCGGTTATCCCTAAAATAACCGAAGAAATGGGTATTGCCATCGCCAAAAAATTAAATCAGTGA
- a CDS encoding amino acid ABC transporter substrate-binding protein yields MKRLRLVSMVLVIAAVFSALTACSSNTSGAKEKGDQTLVIGIDDKFAPMGFRDKDNNIVGFDIDYAKAAVEKMGAKPKFQPINWKTKESELSSGRIDFIWNGYTITDERKKKVLFTKPYLKNAQVVVTLADSKVSKLADLDGKVVGLQSLSSASDALEANPIKAKIKEVTEFSDNVMALNDLKSGRLDAVVIDEVVIDYYMSKEKGTFKVLDESLAPEDYGVGVKKGNEELLNKLQKALDEMNEDGTAAEISTKWFGEDKVLK; encoded by the coding sequence ATGAAACGTCTACGTCTAGTATCTATGGTTCTAGTGATTGCAGCGGTATTTTCTGCTTTAACAGCTTGCTCGAGTAATACTTCCGGGGCAAAGGAAAAGGGTGATCAAACCCTGGTCATCGGCATCGACGATAAATTTGCTCCAATGGGATTCCGTGATAAGGATAATAATATTGTAGGGTTTGATATTGACTATGCAAAAGCTGCGGTTGAAAAGATGGGCGCGAAGCCAAAATTCCAACCAATCAACTGGAAAACGAAGGAATCAGAACTAAGCAGCGGGCGCATTGATTTTATCTGGAACGGCTACACTATCACTGATGAACGGAAGAAAAAGGTTCTTTTTACAAAGCCATATTTAAAAAATGCTCAGGTTGTAGTCACGCTTGCTGATTCTAAGGTATCCAAACTGGCTGATTTAGATGGCAAAGTGGTCGGACTTCAATCTCTGTCTTCTGCATCGGATGCCTTGGAGGCAAACCCAATTAAAGCAAAGATTAAAGAAGTAACGGAGTTCTCCGATAATGTAATGGCCTTGAATGATTTAAAAAGCGGCCGGCTAGATGCTGTCGTGATTGACGAAGTAGTCATCGATTATTACATGTCAAAAGAAAAGGGCACGTTCAAAGTGCTTGATGAATCTCTTGCACCTGAAGATTATGGTGTAGGCGTGAAAAAAGGAAACGAAGAACTTTTAAACAAGCTGCAAAAAGCACTGGATGAAATGAATGAAGACGGAACTGCAGCTGAAATTTCAACCAAATGGTTTGGCGAAGATAAAGTATTAAAGTAA
- the hutG gene encoding formimidoylglutamase produces MKIQKGCESVRHNSSPDLWSGRTDHTERRSSFRYHQIVELIDWKKLSPFNKKTCAIIGFECEEGVRRNQGRLGAAKAPNAIRQALASLPWKLQEGTRLIDAGNVSCENNQLEEAQKALGNTVFNILSNAATPIILGGGHETLYGHYLGVRKHIGKDASLGIINIDAHFDLRSYEEHPSSGTMFKQILEQDSNSDYFVLGIQRFGNTQELFDTADNLGACYIYEEDMHDGQMDMIISKINEFIQKHDYILLTLCTDVLNAAFAPGVSAPSPFGLTPMAVRTLIRTVASHQKTLSFDICEVNPSLDENGRTVKLGAYLTNEAIMAFLGGHHDDTRT; encoded by the coding sequence ATGAAGATTCAGAAAGGATGCGAGAGCGTGCGACATAATAGTTCACCAGATTTATGGTCCGGACGAACGGACCATACAGAAAGAAGAAGCAGTTTCCGCTACCATCAAATCGTAGAATTGATTGACTGGAAAAAATTAAGCCCTTTCAATAAGAAGACCTGTGCCATAATTGGATTCGAATGTGAGGAAGGAGTGCGGCGCAATCAAGGGCGATTAGGTGCTGCAAAAGCTCCAAACGCTATAAGGCAAGCGCTCGCAAGTCTCCCTTGGAAACTGCAGGAAGGAACTCGCTTGATTGATGCAGGGAATGTCAGCTGCGAAAACAATCAGCTCGAAGAAGCACAGAAAGCCTTGGGTAACACTGTTTTCAATATCCTTTCAAATGCTGCTACCCCGATTATTTTGGGCGGCGGCCATGAAACATTGTACGGACATTATTTAGGGGTCCGGAAACATATTGGTAAAGACGCTTCACTGGGAATCATTAATATAGATGCCCATTTCGATCTGCGTTCCTATGAAGAACATCCTTCGTCAGGAACCATGTTTAAGCAAATCTTAGAACAGGATTCAAATAGCGACTATTTCGTGCTGGGAATCCAGCGTTTTGGGAATACACAAGAACTATTCGATACAGCGGACAACCTCGGCGCCTGCTATATTTATGAAGAAGATATGCACGATGGCCAGATGGATATGATCATTTCTAAAATAAACGAATTCATCCAAAAACACGATTATATCCTGCTGACCCTTTGTACGGATGTCTTAAATGCAGCCTTTGCACCTGGAGTCAGCGCCCCCTCTCCATTTGGTTTAACACCAATGGCTGTCCGTACCTTGATCCGTACTGTTGCATCACATCAAAAAACACTTTCCTTCGATATTTGTGAAGTGAATCCTTCTCTTGATGAGAATGGAAGAACCGTTAAGCTAGGTGCATATTTAACAAACGAAGCTATTATGGCATTTTTAGGAGGACATCACGATGACACTAGAACTTAA
- a CDS encoding P1 family peptidase: protein MENHEPKKVRERGIVIGRLPVGQKNCITDVMGVQVGHVTLDYPLENLEDYACTGVTAILPHGGNLFKEKVTAASYVLNGFGKTTGLIQVNELGVLESPIMLTNTFGVPAVTQGTLSYMLEENPEIGDTTGTINVVVGECSDSHLNSIRQFPVQPEHAMEAIKKASNHAAAEGAVGAGKGMVCFGYKGGIGSSSRIVEDGGHSFTVGCMVLSNFGKKEEFQGLRYLPLREEPVSALSKTEDGSIIIVLATDAPLSSRQLQRVVKRCGIGLGRTGSHLSHGSGDIVIGFSTANKIPHFTNELIETRSQLREDQPLFNQLFTGAAEAAEEAILNSLSQAVTTQGRMGRVVHACPFT, encoded by the coding sequence TTGGAGAATCATGAGCCTAAGAAAGTGAGGGAACGGGGGATTGTCATCGGACGGCTCCCTGTCGGTCAGAAAAATTGTATTACGGATGTTATGGGCGTTCAGGTTGGCCATGTTACCCTTGATTACCCTTTAGAAAACTTGGAAGATTATGCATGTACAGGTGTAACTGCGATCTTACCGCATGGCGGCAACCTTTTTAAAGAAAAAGTAACGGCCGCAAGCTATGTGTTAAATGGTTTTGGAAAAACAACCGGCCTCATCCAAGTGAACGAATTGGGTGTTCTTGAGTCACCGATTATGTTAACGAATACGTTCGGGGTTCCGGCAGTTACCCAAGGAACCCTAAGCTATATGCTCGAGGAAAATCCCGAAATTGGTGATACAACTGGAACGATTAATGTGGTAGTCGGGGAGTGTAGTGACAGCCATTTAAACTCGATCCGGCAGTTCCCAGTTCAACCGGAGCATGCGATGGAAGCCATTAAAAAAGCATCCAATCATGCTGCGGCGGAAGGAGCTGTCGGAGCAGGGAAGGGAATGGTTTGCTTCGGGTATAAAGGGGGGATTGGTTCTTCCTCCCGGATCGTTGAGGACGGTGGTCATTCATTCACAGTGGGCTGTATGGTACTAAGTAATTTTGGGAAAAAAGAAGAGTTTCAAGGCTTGCGGTATTTGCCGCTGCGGGAAGAACCTGTTTCAGCCTTATCGAAAACAGAAGACGGATCGATTATTATCGTTTTAGCAACAGATGCCCCGCTTAGTAGCAGACAGTTGCAGAGGGTAGTCAAACGATGCGGAATTGGTCTTGGCCGAACGGGAAGCCACCTTAGCCATGGAAGCGGCGATATCGTGATCGGTTTTTCAACTGCGAATAAAATTCCGCATTTTACAAACGAACTAATCGAAACACGCAGTCAGTTAAGGGAAGACCAACCGCTTTTCAATCAACTTTTTACCGGAGCTGCAGAGGCTGCGGAAGAAGCGATTTTAAACTCCTTATCACAAGCAGTAACGACGCAAGGCAGAATGGGGCGTGTTGTTCATGCTTGTCCATTTACATAG
- a CDS encoding GNAT family N-acetyltransferase produces the protein MKRIRLKMVRKDLLDIPQYELPPGFRMRLFEKGDEHHWAKVETSAGEFKDEEAALERFNKEFGDDIDEMTRRCVFIENENGEVIGTTTAWYGDLNDDGEIWGRIHWVGVVPDYQGKKLSKPLLSAAMNILAKHHSKAYLTSQTTSYQAVNMYLNYGFEPYITDPSCEEAWGLLETVLNRKIKATGSDHR, from the coding sequence ATGAAGAGAATTCGACTTAAAATGGTGAGAAAAGATTTGTTGGATATACCTCAATATGAACTACCACCCGGTTTTCGAATGAGGTTATTTGAAAAAGGCGATGAACATCATTGGGCTAAGGTTGAGACAAGTGCAGGCGAATTTAAAGATGAGGAAGCCGCACTCGAACGCTTCAATAAAGAATTTGGCGACGATATAGATGAGATGACAAGAAGATGTGTTTTCATCGAGAATGAAAATGGCGAAGTGATTGGAACGACAACAGCGTGGTATGGCGACTTAAATGATGATGGAGAAATATGGGGCAGAATCCATTGGGTAGGTGTTGTGCCTGACTATCAGGGGAAGAAATTGTCAAAACCCTTACTCAGTGCGGCCATGAATATTTTAGCGAAACATCATTCAAAAGCCTATCTCACATCGCAAACGACAAGTTATCAAGCGGTCAATATGTACTTGAACTATGGATTTGAGCCTTACATCACAGATCCAAGCTGTGAGGAAGCCTGGGGCTTACTGGAAACTGTTTTAAATCGAAAAATAAAGGCCACTGGGTCAGACCACCGCTAA
- a CDS encoding SIS domain-containing protein — translation MFSKIIDSVNDTLIKESESIEEIKDNLDEEQINKVVELIMDCKGKIITTGCGTSAAAAKKIAHTLSCIECPALFLSPSNAVHGGLGVVQSQDIVIVFSKGGETQEINNIIPSCKVKGATIIAVTESENSYIAHEANALLKIKISKEPDDFNMLATSSILATIAVFDAICIAITRFRGFTKEEFAVIHPGGKVGNSLKRL, via the coding sequence ATGTTTTCAAAAATAATAGATTCGGTTAATGATACACTCATTAAAGAATCAGAATCAATTGAAGAAATAAAAGATAACTTGGATGAAGAACAGATTAATAAAGTTGTTGAACTAATAATGGATTGTAAAGGGAAGATTATTACAACCGGTTGTGGAACTTCTGCAGCAGCGGCTAAAAAAATTGCACATACTCTCAGTTGCATAGAATGCCCTGCACTATTTTTATCACCTTCAAATGCAGTCCACGGTGGGTTAGGAGTAGTGCAAAGTCAGGATATTGTTATTGTATTCTCTAAAGGTGGGGAAACTCAAGAAATTAATAATATCATTCCTAGCTGCAAAGTTAAAGGTGCAACAATTATTGCTGTTACCGAATCAGAAAATTCATATATCGCACATGAAGCTAATGCACTTTTAAAAATAAAAATTAGTAAAGAACCCGATGATTTTAATATGCTGGCTACATCTAGTATTTTAGCAACAATTGCCGTTTTTGATGCAATTTGTATTGCTATCACTAGATTTAGAGGCTTTACGAAAGAAGAATTTGCTGTCATTCATCCAGGTGGAAAAGTTGGAAATAGTTTAAAGAGGCTATAG
- the dat gene encoding D-amino-acid transaminase has translation MSIGYFNGEYIQLDQPVVPIDERGHQFGDGVYEVIRVYNGKPFMLDEHLQRLITSAGAIKLQMEKSPEEFKALILECVQKSNLLDCDVYLQITRGIAVRKHLFPQAPLSVSMTVRPARMIEKSLRENGVTAIFHADERWANCYIKSLNLLPNILAKQTAHERGCFEAILVKDGYVTEGTSSNVYMIKDGAVYTTPLSKQILSGITRMAVEKVTHSLGIPFIEKMFTPDDLLAANEVFITSTSSEILPIVKVDDKDINDGKPGDLTLRMYQEFQKLIGENK, from the coding sequence ATGAGCATTGGTTATTTTAACGGAGAATATATCCAACTGGATCAACCAGTCGTTCCAATTGATGAAAGGGGACATCAATTTGGCGATGGTGTGTATGAGGTAATCCGCGTGTATAATGGAAAACCTTTTATGCTGGACGAACATTTGCAGCGGCTAATCACAAGTGCAGGGGCCATTAAATTACAAATGGAAAAATCTCCGGAAGAGTTTAAAGCCCTGATTTTGGAATGCGTCCAAAAATCGAACTTACTAGATTGTGATGTGTATTTACAAATTACCAGAGGAATTGCCGTACGAAAGCATCTTTTTCCACAAGCGCCTTTGTCCGTTTCCATGACCGTCAGGCCGGCAAGAATGATTGAAAAATCTTTAAGAGAAAACGGTGTGACGGCGATTTTCCATGCAGATGAGCGGTGGGCTAATTGTTATATTAAATCGTTAAATCTTCTGCCCAATATTTTGGCAAAGCAAACTGCGCATGAACGCGGCTGCTTTGAAGCGATCCTCGTAAAAGATGGCTATGTCACCGAAGGAACGAGCTCGAATGTGTATATGATTAAAGACGGGGCAGTCTACACAACCCCGCTATCGAAGCAGATTTTATCGGGGATCACACGGATGGCCGTTGAAAAAGTTACGCACTCTTTAGGAATACCTTTCATTGAAAAAATGTTCACACCAGATGACTTACTGGCAGCTAATGAAGTGTTTATCACAAGTACTTCATCGGAAATTTTACCGATTGTGAAAGTGGATGACAAGGACATCAACGATGGAAAGCCTGGAGATTTAACGTTGAGGATGTATCAGGAATTTCAAAAATTGATTGGAGAAAATAAGTAG
- the araB gene encoding ribulokinase, with protein MSKYTIGIDFGTLSGRAILVDVSTGEELATSTLEYKHGVMEYSLPSGKTLLPDWALQHPQDYLDVLSTTIPNVIEEASVSPDDIIGIGIDFTACTIIPIKSDGTPLCFLDEYKEEPHAYVKLWKHHAAQDKADQLNEIAVKMDNQKWLNRYGGKISSEWLIPKVWQILDEAPCIYEEADYFIEAADWVVWQLTGNHTRNACTAGYKAIWHKQDGYPQREFFKELDPRLENVVEEKLNIPVTPIGEKAGEITGRAAGMTGLRVGTSVAIGHADAHVCFPALKVDGPGKMLNIIGTSSCHLILSEKEQSVPGICGVVEDGIVPGFFGYEAGQNCVGDTFGWFVDNCVSAEYTKLAEHEGIGIHDYLTKKAQQLRAGENGLVALDWWNGNRSTLVDVDLTGLIVGLTLQTKPEEIYRALIESAAYGTRKIVETFRNHGVPVNEFFAAGGIARKNALMMQIYADVLDMPVKIGGSSQAPALASAIFGAVAAGSALGGYDDVFEAGQVMGKLDDKVYYPIPENVEIYNHLYREYAALYDHFGIYTKESMKRIKAIRKEQSV; from the coding sequence ATGTCAAAGTATACGATTGGAATTGATTTTGGTACGTTGTCTGGGCGTGCGATTCTTGTTGATGTGAGTACGGGAGAAGAATTAGCCACGAGTACATTAGAATATAAGCATGGGGTTATGGAGTATTCTTTACCAAGTGGAAAGACACTTCTTCCGGATTGGGCCTTACAGCATCCGCAAGACTATCTGGATGTACTTTCGACAACTATACCAAATGTGATCGAAGAAGCCAGTGTGTCTCCTGATGATATTATCGGAATTGGCATTGATTTTACAGCCTGCACAATCATTCCAATTAAATCAGATGGAACGCCGCTTTGCTTTTTGGATGAATATAAAGAGGAACCACATGCATATGTGAAACTATGGAAACACCATGCAGCACAGGATAAGGCAGATCAATTAAATGAGATCGCTGTGAAAATGGATAATCAAAAATGGCTGAATCGCTATGGGGGTAAAATTTCCTCCGAATGGTTAATTCCGAAGGTGTGGCAAATTTTGGATGAGGCACCATGCATCTATGAAGAAGCGGATTATTTTATTGAAGCAGCAGACTGGGTAGTTTGGCAGCTAACAGGTAACCATACACGTAATGCATGTACTGCAGGTTATAAGGCCATTTGGCATAAACAAGATGGCTATCCACAGCGGGAATTCTTTAAGGAACTTGATCCCCGTTTAGAAAATGTGGTGGAAGAAAAGCTTAATATTCCAGTTACCCCAATTGGAGAAAAAGCAGGGGAAATCACCGGGAGGGCAGCCGGCATGACCGGATTAAGGGTCGGCACCTCAGTAGCAATCGGACATGCGGATGCCCATGTATGCTTCCCTGCACTGAAAGTGGATGGCCCAGGAAAAATGCTTAATATCATTGGAACCTCCAGCTGTCATTTAATCCTTAGCGAGAAAGAGCAGTCCGTACCGGGTATTTGCGGAGTGGTAGAAGATGGTATCGTTCCAGGTTTTTTTGGCTATGAAGCCGGTCAAAATTGTGTTGGAGATACGTTTGGCTGGTTTGTCGATAACTGCGTCAGTGCAGAGTATACGAAACTTGCTGAACATGAAGGAATAGGTATACATGACTATTTGACAAAAAAGGCCCAACAGTTACGTGCCGGTGAAAATGGATTAGTCGCACTAGACTGGTGGAATGGCAACCGTTCCACTTTGGTCGATGTGGACTTAACTGGCTTGATTGTGGGATTAACACTTCAAACAAAGCCGGAAGAAATTTATCGCGCATTAATCGAATCAGCTGCTTATGGCACGAGGAAAATAGTGGAAACCTTTAGGAATCATGGCGTACCCGTCAATGAATTTTTTGCAGCTGGAGGAATCGCCCGAAAGAACGCCTTAATGATGCAAATTTATGCGGATGTCCTTGATATGCCAGTGAAAATCGGTGGATCCTCCCAAGCTCCCGCTCTAGCCAGCGCCATCTTTGGAGCCGTTGCGGCCGGTTCAGCACTAGGCGGTTATGACGACGTCTTTGAAGCAGGCCAAGTAATGGGGAAATTGGATGACAAAGTGTACTACCCCATCCCCGAAAATGTAGAAATATACAATCATTTGTACCGTGAATACGCAGCATTATATGACCACTTCGGAATATATACAAAAGAGTCCATGAAGCGAATAAAGGCTATTAGAAAAGAACAGAGTGTGTAA